One Amorphoplanes digitatis genomic window carries:
- a CDS encoding YdeI/OmpD-associated family protein, which translates to MEPVFFADAAELRAWFAEHHADAPELFVGYYKKHTGRPTVQHHQAIEQALCFGWIDSIGRRIDEDRHQVRFTPRRRGSVWSAINVAKIAELTAAGKMHPAGLLAFENRKPERVAAYSYEQPPGVVLDERQTARFKSEEGAWEWFSAQSASYRRAATHWVVSAKREDTRERRLAQLITDSAAGRTVPPLTRR; encoded by the coding sequence ATGGAGCCTGTGTTCTTCGCCGACGCGGCAGAGCTGCGCGCCTGGTTCGCCGAGCACCACGCCGACGCGCCCGAGCTGTTCGTCGGCTACTACAAGAAGCACACCGGCAGGCCGACGGTCCAGCACCACCAGGCCATCGAGCAGGCGCTCTGCTTCGGCTGGATCGACAGCATCGGCCGGCGCATCGACGAGGACCGCCACCAGGTCCGGTTCACGCCCAGGCGCAGGGGCAGCGTGTGGAGCGCGATCAACGTCGCCAAGATCGCCGAGTTGACCGCGGCGGGCAAAATGCATCCGGCCGGCCTGCTGGCGTTCGAGAACCGCAAACCCGAACGGGTGGCGGCCTACTCATATGAGCAGCCACCGGGCGTTGTTCTCGATGAACGGCAGACGGCGAGGTTCAAGAGCGAGGAGGGGGCATGGGAGTGGTTCTCGGCGCAGTCGGCCTCTTATCGCCGCGCGGCCACACACTGGGTGGTCAGCGCAAAGCGGGAGGACACCCGGGAGCGGCGCCTGGCTCAGCTCATCACCGACTCCGCGGCCGGACGGACGGTCCCGCCGCTGACCCGCCGGTGA
- a CDS encoding serine/threonine-protein kinase — MLSSGSLLDNRYRLDERIATGGMGDVWRGTDVVLGRTIAVKVLRTAMLADPEFAARFYGEARMMAAFRHPGVVEVYDYSAGDAHDEDNCAYLVMAYVDGEPLSTRLKEQGRLGVAETMSIVAQAGDALHAAHENGTVHRDVKPGNLIVKPNGTVILVDFGVARSAAVTSVTGLNAIVGTALYMAPEQVAKGNVTPATDVYALGAVAYHCIAGHPPFDGDNALQVALRHLEDDPEPLPANVVPPAVRELISRAMSKHPDDRFANAAEFADAALAASGSLDWRGQTSASITGTTLRRPSMLAPTSAGTTLGASMTGTALTRPMSPAAPGRILPGQRNLLEAAPAAPETFPRRRGRSWNELAVLLTVIGLFVVAGGLALAIAMQRTGADSGPSDKGVVPVAPSVDPEESEEPVEPTVAPTRNQNQPNGNNPRSNRTTPPSKTASATASATTSATPTADPTSPPATEPTSTTPPTTPATTEPTKPPEGEGAGNLTAN, encoded by the coding sequence GTGCTCAGTTCGGGAAGTCTCCTGGACAACCGCTACCGGTTGGACGAGCGCATCGCCACCGGTGGCATGGGTGACGTGTGGCGTGGCACCGACGTGGTGCTCGGCCGCACGATCGCCGTCAAGGTGCTGCGCACCGCGATGCTCGCCGACCCGGAGTTCGCCGCCCGCTTCTACGGCGAGGCGCGGATGATGGCCGCCTTCCGCCACCCCGGCGTCGTCGAGGTCTACGACTACAGCGCCGGGGACGCCCACGACGAGGACAACTGCGCTTACCTCGTGATGGCGTATGTGGACGGCGAGCCGCTCTCCACCCGGCTCAAGGAGCAGGGCCGCCTCGGCGTCGCCGAGACCATGTCGATCGTGGCGCAGGCGGGCGACGCCCTGCACGCCGCCCACGAGAACGGCACGGTGCACCGCGACGTCAAGCCCGGCAACCTGATCGTCAAGCCCAACGGCACCGTGATCCTTGTCGACTTCGGCGTGGCCCGCTCCGCCGCCGTGACCAGCGTGACCGGCCTCAACGCGATCGTCGGCACGGCGCTCTACATGGCGCCCGAGCAGGTCGCCAAGGGCAACGTCACCCCGGCAACCGATGTTTACGCCCTCGGCGCGGTCGCATACCACTGCATCGCGGGGCACCCGCCGTTCGACGGCGACAACGCCCTGCAGGTCGCGCTGCGTCACCTCGAGGACGATCCGGAGCCGCTGCCGGCCAACGTCGTGCCGCCCGCGGTGCGCGAGCTGATCAGCCGCGCGATGTCCAAGCACCCGGACGACCGGTTCGCCAACGCCGCCGAGTTCGCCGACGCCGCGCTCGCCGCGTCCGGATCGCTCGACTGGCGCGGCCAGACCAGCGCCTCGATCACCGGGACGACCCTGCGCCGCCCGTCGATGCTGGCACCCACGTCGGCCGGCACCACGCTGGGCGCCTCGATGACCGGGACGGCGCTCACCCGGCCGATGAGCCCGGCCGCGCCGGGCCGCATCCTGCCGGGGCAGCGCAACCTGCTCGAGGCCGCGCCGGCGGCGCCGGAGACGTTCCCCCGCCGGCGGGGCCGGTCGTGGAACGAGCTCGCCGTGCTGCTCACCGTGATCGGGCTCTTCGTCGTGGCCGGCGGGCTGGCCCTGGCGATCGCCATGCAGCGCACCGGCGCCGATTCCGGCCCGTCCGACAAGGGCGTCGTGCCGGTCGCACCCAGCGTCGACCCGGAGGAGTCCGAGGAGCCCGTCGAGCCGACCGTGGCGCCGACCCGCAACCAGAACCAGCCGAACGGCAACAACCCGCGGTCCAACCGCACGACGCCGCCGAGCAAGACCGCGTCCGCCACGGCCTCCGCGACCACCTCGGCGACGCCGACGGCGGACCCGACCAGCCCGCCGGCGACCGAGCCGACCTCGACCACCCCGCCCACCACGCCGGCGACGACCGAGCCGACCAAGCCGCCCGAGGGCGAAGGCGCCGGCAACCTCACCGCCAACTGA